The nucleotide window GTCCCACATCCAGCAGGAAATGTTCGCCTAGATTGGAAATCGGGAATTCCCAACGATAAGCCTTCTCGCTCACCATCCCGGCCGGAAAGTTAAAGATCAGCATGCCGTCTTTCAGCGTGAAATTAGAATAATTGCCAGAATCCCACGCGGTTGCTTCAATCACCGGCAGCGTATAGGCCGCCGCTTGGGTATTCTCATCATTTTTCAGCTGAACACGCAGATTGGCCGCCAGCCATTTCAGCGCCGCTTCATCCAGCAAAGACGAAGCTTCAATCCATTGATGCTCAGCTAAATCATAGAAGTAAGCCTGCTGCCGTTCTTCTACCGTTTCATTTTCATTGCGGGCAATTGTATATTCCAGCGAAACATATCGATCCTGAGTCACATTCATCTGATAATCTGCCTTGATCATCAGCGGTTTCTTTTCTTTTTGATATCCATCTGTCTGCGTTTTCAGATCATTAAAAATATTTTCCGCATTCTGTGACAAGGCCGCAAGAAATGTACTGTCTTCACTTTGCGGATAATAGACCGCTAACAGAACATCTTTGCTTTTATCCTTCAGCACTTCTGAGGAAGCGGTTTTCGACTTCATAAACGCCGGCTCTCGATTGGATAACAGCCAGGCCCCGCCAGCGGCGATCAAGGCCAAAGCAGCAACCGCGATCACCATCAGGATCGCCAGATTGCCTTTATTGATCCGACGGCTTCTTTTTCTTCTCTGTGTTTTCATTGGCTTGTGTTGTCCTTTCAGTACGGTAGAAAATGCCTACCCTTATATAAGATCATTGAAGCTCTTCAAAAGTTTAAATTTTTATCTTTCTTTTTTATTGTAGTCCGCATTGCGGCCGATCAGACATTTTTCATATCCCGAACTGTCTGTATGTTCATTTTAGCTAAAATAACAAAAGAACTCAATGACAACGACTTTACGAAGTCTTACAAATTCATGACGGCTTCCGTCATGAATCAAAAGCTGCTTACTTCAACACTTCAACAATTAAGTCGGCAGCGATAAAAAAACAGGAGAATCTTGTAGAATTCTCCCACTTATGATGAGGCGTTGTTTAGTCGCAGAGCCTGCGGAAATTTTGGATACGCTCAGCATCCAGCTGATTCTTAGCCAGTCCGTCAATCCGCGCAGCGCTGGAAATATGTACGTCTTCGGCGCCGATCGTCTTTAAAATCTGAATGCTTTCCTGATTGATGCCGCCCGCAAACGTCGTCTTGATGCCTAAGGAAGCGGCATAGTTCATCATTTCCTGAACACGGTCAATTTCCTGCACTAAATCCACAGCCTGATAATTGCTTAAAACACGTTGGATCTGCGGATAACGGGCTAATGTCTGCAGTGCTGCTTTCT belongs to Holdemania massiliensis and includes:
- a CDS encoding polysaccharide deacetylase family protein; translation: MKTQRRKRSRRINKGNLAILMVIAVAALALIAAGGAWLLSNREPAFMKSKTASSEVLKDKSKDVLLAVYYPQSEDSTFLAALSQNAENIFNDLKTQTDGYQKEKKPLMIKADYQMNVTQDRYVSLEYTIARNENETVEERQQAYFYDLAEHQWIEASSLLDEAALKWLAANLRVQLKNDENTQAAAYTLPVIEATAWDSGNYSNFTLKDGMLIFNFPAGMVSEKAYRWEFPISNLGEHFLLDVGQGRLPENNVRIPPRLIDPDKPMVALTFDDGPHPTNTPQLLNLLQHYDGAATFFMQGMRVEKYPETTLMVINSASEAASHSYNHPKLTKLKGDNLLFQLNRTTELVQELTGWQVTIKHFRPPYGASNALVKENSAYPLIMWGIDTMDWKTLDPVQTVDNTMASVKDGAIVLMHDIHAETVTAVEALLPKLIEAGYQLVSVDEMLNAKGVEVYNGQRVYSAYDIKD